One region of Schistocerca gregaria isolate iqSchGreg1 chromosome 7, iqSchGreg1.2, whole genome shotgun sequence genomic DNA includes:
- the LOC126281885 gene encoding prostaglandin reductase 1-like, with amino-acid sequence MVKARKIVIARVFQGEPRIEDFRIQEEELPPLRDGQILVEAVYISVDPYQRALKDKHQVGSTMIGSQVARIVESRAAGFPVGQHVVGYWGWRDRTVADVGPDAPYLLSPPMLVPDLGRLLLSLFLGVLGMPGITAYFGFLEICKPKPGEVAVVSGAAGAVGSVVGQIARLKGCTVIGFAGSDAKVKWLKEELGFHHAFNYKTTDAKEALKRVAPDGVDLYFDNVGGELSSAVINSMRMWGRVSICGAITGYNSTDLPKATIIQHAAVFRQLRLEGFMYSRWHDRWDEGISQLAQWIREGKIKYHETVTDGFQNTPKAFVGMLQGENLGKAVVKV; translated from the exons ATGGTGAAGGCGCGGAAGATCGTGATCGCCCGCGTATTCCAGGGGGAGCCCCGGATAGAGGACTTCCGCATCCAGGAGGAAGAGCTGCCGCCCCTCCGCGATGGACAGATTCTCGTTGAGGCCGTCTACATCAGCGTCGATCCGTACCAGAGGGCGCTTAAAGACAAGCACCAAGTCGGCAGCACCATGATTGGATCCCAG GTGGCCCGCATCGTGGAGAGCCGTGCGGCGGGCTTCCCCGTGGGGCAGCACGTGGTGGGCTACTGGGGCTGGCGCGACCGCACCGTGGCCGACGTGGGGCCGGACGCGCCCTACCTGCTGTCGCCGCCCATGCTGGTGCCGGACCTGGGGCGGCTGCTGCTCTCCCTGTTCCTCGGCGTGTTGGGTATGCCCGGCATCACCGCCTACTTCGGCTTCCTGGAGATCTGCAAGCCTAAACCGGGGGAGGTTGCCGTGGTCAGCGGGGCAGCAGGCGCTGTGGGCTCCGTAGTTGGGCAGATAGCGCGTCTCAAGGGGTGCACCGTTATCGGCTTCGCTGGATCAGACGCTAAG GTGAAGTGGCTGAAAGAGGAGCTGGGCTTCCACCACGCGTTCAACTACAAGACGACTGACGCCAAAGAGGCCCTGAAGCGCGTGGCGCCCGACGGCGTCGACCTCTACTTCGACAACGTGGGCGGCGAGCTGAGCAGCGCCGTCATCAACAGCATGCGCATGTGGGGCCGCGTCTCCATCTGCGGCGCCATCACTGGCTACAACTCAACCGATCTCCCGAAGGCGACCATCATCCAGCACGCGGCCGTCTTCAGGCAGCTCCGCTTGGAGGGATTCATGTACAGCCGGTGGCACGACCGCTGGGATGAGGGCATCTCGCAGCTCGCGCAGTGGATCAGGGAGGGGAAGATCAAGTACCACGAGACTGTCACCGACGGCTTCCAGAACACTCCTAAGGCGTTTGTCGGTATGCTGCAAGGCGAGAATCTGGGCAAAGCTGTTGTCAAAGTGTGA